In Paraburkholderia sprentiae WSM5005, a genomic segment contains:
- a CDS encoding methyl-accepting chemotaxis protein, which produces MFSKIKVASGLLCVLAAFCVFQLVTVGLGFWSLTRTHDDVGDLSNIALKQVETVNQTTQRLMDARINLSRAGTRMVRGGTEPTDIVQHAREQLVAADQSFAAFISAQKTSDDNSARATALAERYKALHGALAELVQYLDSNNIQAFLDQPTQSFQDAYLAEVHNFEQFGDAASRASLDSIDARVAAFRIVSVVILLVLVAGTLAVYAALRRGVVAPLEEAGRHFERIAQGRLDQPIAARGSNEIGRLFSGLATMQASVARTVKSVRESADSIHLGANEIATGNADLSARTENQAASLEETASSMEELTATVRQNADHAREANALAETALGATSRGSEVVNQVVDKMRGIAQSSDKIAEIISVIDGIAFQTNILALNAAVEAARAGEQGRGFAVVAGEVRGLAQRSAQSAKEIKTLISESVAEIQGGSTLVERAGEAMSDVSASISRVTQMMAEISASSLEQSTGIEQVNQAVVQMDEMTQQNAALVEQAAAAAASLHQQTEQLKQAVSVFEISESVLRTQQSAALPATSSEFTVTRMQSI; this is translated from the coding sequence ATGTTCAGCAAGATCAAGGTCGCATCCGGCCTGCTATGTGTTCTGGCCGCGTTCTGCGTCTTCCAGCTCGTCACGGTAGGGTTGGGCTTCTGGTCGCTGACACGCACGCACGACGACGTCGGCGATCTGTCGAACATCGCGCTGAAGCAGGTCGAGACGGTCAACCAGACGACGCAGCGCCTGATGGACGCGCGAATCAATCTGTCGCGCGCCGGCACGCGCATGGTGCGCGGCGGCACCGAGCCCACGGACATCGTGCAGCACGCTCGCGAACAGCTCGTCGCCGCGGATCAGTCGTTCGCGGCCTTCATCAGCGCGCAGAAGACCAGCGACGACAACAGCGCGCGCGCCACCGCGCTCGCCGAACGCTACAAGGCGCTGCACGGCGCGCTCGCGGAGCTCGTGCAATACCTCGACTCGAACAACATCCAGGCCTTCCTCGATCAGCCGACGCAGTCGTTTCAAGACGCCTATCTGGCCGAAGTGCACAACTTCGAGCAATTCGGCGACGCCGCGAGCCGCGCGTCGCTCGATTCGATTGATGCGCGCGTGGCGGCGTTTCGCATCGTCAGCGTGGTGATTTTGCTCGTACTCGTTGCCGGCACGCTCGCCGTGTATGCGGCGCTGCGCCGTGGCGTCGTGGCGCCGCTCGAGGAGGCCGGCCGCCACTTCGAGCGTATCGCGCAAGGCCGTCTCGATCAGCCGATCGCCGCGCGCGGCAGCAACGAAATCGGCCGCCTGTTCTCGGGCCTCGCCACGATGCAGGCGAGCGTCGCGCGCACCGTCAAGAGCGTGCGTGAATCGGCCGACTCGATTCATCTTGGCGCAAACGAAATCGCGACCGGCAACGCCGATCTGTCGGCGCGCACCGAAAACCAGGCGGCGTCGCTGGAGGAAACGGCGTCGAGCATGGAAGAACTCACAGCGACCGTGCGCCAGAACGCCGATCACGCGCGCGAAGCCAACGCGCTCGCCGAGACCGCGCTCGGCGCGACGTCGCGCGGCAGCGAAGTCGTCAACCAGGTGGTCGACAAGATGCGCGGCATCGCGCAGAGCTCGGACAAGATCGCCGAGATCATCTCGGTGATCGACGGCATTGCGTTCCAGACCAACATCCTCGCGCTGAATGCTGCCGTCGAGGCCGCGCGCGCGGGCGAGCAAGGCCGCGGCTTCGCGGTCGTGGCCGGCGAAGTGCGCGGCCTCGCGCAACGCAGCGCGCAGTCGGCGAAAGAAATCAAGACGCTGATCAGCGAGTCGGTCGCGGAAATTCAGGGCGGCTCGACGCTTGTCGAGCGTGCCGGCGAAGCAATGAGCGATGTGTCGGCGTCGATCTCGCGCGTCACGCAGATGATGGCCGAAATCAGCGCGTCGTCGCTCGAGCAGAGCACCGGCATCGAACAGGTGAACCAGGCGGTCGTGCAGATGGACGAGATGACGCAGCAGAACGCGGCGCTCGTCGAGCAGGCTGCGGCGGCGGCCGCTTCGCTGCATCAGCAAACCGAGCAGTTGAAACAGGCTGTTTCCGTGTTCGAGATTTCGGAAAGTGTGTTGCGGACGCAACAGTCAGCGGCATTGCCTGCCACGAGTTCGGAATTCACCGTAACCCGGATGCAATCGATTTAA
- a CDS encoding PaaI family thioesterase yields MTDLLDRARGALHAQPFSMLLGAELVHAGSDELTLCLPIRDELRQQHGFVHGGVISYLADNALTFAGALSLGPRVVTGEYKINYLRPAMKGTLIARASVVYAGRHQATCQCNVFVMDGDREKLVAVAQGTVNRIGENGEQEAGG; encoded by the coding sequence ATGACCGACCTACTCGACCGGGCGCGCGGCGCATTGCACGCCCAGCCGTTCAGCATGCTGCTTGGCGCGGAGCTGGTGCACGCCGGCAGCGACGAGCTCACCCTGTGTCTGCCGATTCGCGATGAACTGCGGCAGCAGCATGGCTTCGTGCATGGTGGCGTCATCAGCTATCTCGCCGACAACGCGTTGACGTTCGCGGGCGCGCTGTCGCTTGGTCCGCGAGTCGTGACCGGTGAATACAAGATCAACTATCTGCGCCCGGCGATGAAGGGCACGCTGATCGCGCGCGCGAGCGTCGTCTATGCCGGCAGGCATCAGGCGACCTGCCAGTGCAACGTGTTCGTAATGGATGGGGATCGCGAGAAGCTGGTGGCGGTCGCGCAGGGGACCGTGAACCGGATCGGGGAGAATGGGGAGCAAGAAGCGGGGGGTTAG
- a CDS encoding ureidoglycolate lyase: MKLLRYGPKGQEKPGLLDAQGKIRDLSKVVGDIDGAALSDESLAKLRALDPATLPVVEGNPRVGPCVGKIGKFICIGLNYADHAAESNLPVPAEPVIFNKWTSAISGPNDDIEIPRGSKKTDWEVELGVVIGKAAKYVDEANALEHVAGYCVINDVSEREWQIERGGTWDKGKGFDTFGPIGPWVVTRDEVADPQNLGLWLEVDGHRYQNGSTKTMIFSVAKVVSYVSQCMSLQPGDVISTGTPPGVGMGVKPNPVFLKPGQTVRLGIEGLGEQTQKTYAAE; this comes from the coding sequence ATGAAACTGCTTCGCTATGGGCCGAAAGGCCAGGAAAAGCCCGGCCTGCTCGACGCACAAGGGAAGATTCGCGACCTGTCGAAGGTAGTAGGTGACATCGACGGCGCTGCGCTCAGCGATGAAAGCCTCGCGAAACTGCGCGCACTCGATCCGGCGACGCTGCCGGTCGTCGAAGGCAATCCGCGCGTGGGACCGTGCGTCGGCAAGATCGGCAAGTTCATCTGTATCGGCCTGAACTACGCGGACCACGCGGCGGAATCGAATCTGCCGGTGCCGGCCGAACCGGTCATCTTCAACAAGTGGACGAGCGCGATCAGCGGCCCGAACGACGACATCGAAATCCCGCGCGGTTCGAAGAAGACCGATTGGGAAGTGGAACTCGGCGTTGTGATCGGCAAGGCGGCGAAGTATGTCGACGAAGCGAACGCGCTCGAGCACGTGGCCGGCTACTGCGTCATCAACGACGTGTCGGAGCGCGAATGGCAGATCGAGCGCGGCGGCACGTGGGACAAGGGCAAGGGCTTCGACACGTTCGGCCCGATCGGGCCGTGGGTCGTCACGCGCGATGAAGTCGCCGATCCGCAGAACCTGGGCCTATGGCTCGAAGTGGACGGCCATCGATACCAGAACGGCAGCACGAAGACGATGATCTTCAGTGTCGCGAAGGTGGTGTCGTACGTGTCGCAGTGCATGAGCCTGCAGCCGGGCGACGTGATCTCGACCGGCACGCCGCCGGGCGTCGGCATGGGCGTGAAGCCGAACCCGGTGTTTCTGAAGCCGGGGCAGACGGTGCGCCTTGGTATCGAAGGGCTGGGCGAGCAGACGCAGAAGACCTACGCGGCGGAGTGA
- a CDS encoding SDR family oxidoreductase, which translates to MTQRLAGKTALITAAGQGIGLATAELFAREGARVIATDIRIDGLAGKPVEARKLDVLDGAAIKALAAEVGAIDVLFNCAGFVHAGSILDCSEEDWDFAFDLNAKAMYRMIRAFLPAMLEKGGGSIINMSSAASSVKGVPNRFAYGASKAAVVGLTKAVAADFVTRGVRCNAICPGTVSSPSLEQRIAAQAQAQGAALDAVQAAFVARQPMGRIGKPEEIAALALYLASDESSFTTGQLHVIDGGWSN; encoded by the coding sequence ATGACACAAAGACTGGCCGGCAAAACGGCCCTGATCACCGCGGCGGGACAAGGCATCGGTCTCGCCACCGCCGAACTGTTCGCGCGCGAAGGCGCGCGCGTGATCGCCACCGATATCCGCATCGACGGACTCGCCGGCAAGCCGGTCGAAGCGCGCAAGCTCGACGTGCTCGACGGCGCGGCGATCAAGGCGCTCGCCGCCGAAGTCGGCGCGATCGACGTGCTGTTCAACTGCGCGGGCTTCGTGCACGCGGGCAGTATTCTCGACTGCAGCGAGGAGGACTGGGACTTCGCGTTCGATCTCAACGCGAAGGCGATGTACCGTATGATTCGCGCGTTTTTGCCGGCCATGCTGGAGAAGGGCGGCGGCTCGATCATCAACATGTCGTCGGCGGCGTCGAGTGTGAAGGGCGTGCCCAACCGCTTCGCGTATGGTGCGTCGAAGGCCGCGGTGGTCGGGCTGACGAAGGCCGTCGCTGCGGACTTCGTCACGCGTGGTGTACGCTGTAACGCGATTTGCCCGGGCACGGTGTCGTCGCCGTCGCTCGAACAGCGAATCGCCGCGCAGGCGCAGGCGCAGGGTGCGGCGCTCGATGCGGTGCAGGCCGCGTTCGTCGCGCGTCAGCCGATGGGCCGCATCGGCAAGCCAGAGGAAATCGCCGCGCTCGCGCTGTATCTCGCGTCCGACGAGTCGTCGTTCACGACGGGCCAACTGCATGTGATCGACGGCGGCTGGTCGAACTGA
- a CDS encoding amidohydrolase family protein, with amino-acid sequence MPIDAHQHYWNPARGDYAWLTPELKALYRPFGPDDLKPLREQAGIERTVVVQAAPTLDETRYLLDIARHEPSIAGVVGWVPLLLPNAPEMIEALAREPKFKGVRPMLQDLPDDGWIANPDLAPAIDALIAHDLAFDALIYARHVHYVEIFAQRFPALRMVVDHGAKPPIRHGQAGFQVWREAITRLAALPQVHCKLSGLATEASPDWTEDTLRPYVEHLLNTFGPARLMWGSDWPVLELNGDYLLWHSVATTLLASLSDAERDAVFGDNAAAFYRL; translated from the coding sequence ATGCCGATCGACGCTCACCAGCACTATTGGAACCCCGCGCGGGGTGACTACGCGTGGCTGACGCCCGAGCTGAAAGCACTCTACCGGCCGTTCGGCCCCGACGATCTGAAGCCGTTGCGCGAACAGGCCGGCATCGAGCGGACGGTGGTCGTGCAGGCCGCGCCGACGCTCGACGAAACCCGCTACCTGCTCGACATCGCGCGGCACGAGCCGTCGATCGCGGGCGTGGTCGGCTGGGTGCCGCTGCTGCTGCCGAACGCGCCCGAGATGATCGAGGCGCTCGCGCGCGAGCCGAAGTTCAAGGGCGTGCGGCCGATGCTGCAGGACCTGCCCGACGACGGCTGGATCGCGAACCCCGACCTTGCGCCGGCAATCGACGCGCTGATCGCGCACGACCTCGCGTTCGATGCGCTGATCTACGCGCGTCACGTGCACTACGTCGAGATCTTCGCGCAGCGTTTCCCGGCGCTGCGCATGGTGGTCGATCATGGCGCGAAGCCGCCGATTCGCCACGGCCAGGCGGGCTTTCAGGTGTGGCGCGAGGCGATCACGCGGCTCGCCGCATTGCCGCAGGTGCACTGCAAGCTGTCGGGTCTTGCGACCGAGGCGTCACCCGATTGGACCGAGGACACGCTGCGGCCCTACGTCGAGCATCTGCTGAACACGTTCGGCCCCGCGCGCCTGATGTGGGGCAGCGACTGGCCGGTGCTCGAACTGAACGGCGACTATCTGCTCTGGCATTCGGTGGCGACCACGCTGCTTGCGTCGTTGAGCGACGCCGAGCGCGACGCGGTGTTCGGCGACAACGCCGCCGCGTTTTACCGGCTTTGA
- a CDS encoding aldo/keto reductase gives MAASIGSKLGQRRRIGRSPLQVSGLSLGTAPLGGLYRDLSDEEAHSTIAAAWDAGVRYFDTAPHYGNTKAEHRLGAALRHYPRGEYVLSTKVGRRFVPRTSPFDDREGWQNPLPFEAIYDYTHDGILRSFEDSQQRLGIIDIDILLVHDIGRVTHGDQHPHYWRQLTEGGGFRALERLRSTGAIKAVGLGVNEGAVILDAMAEFDIDCALLAGRYTLLEQTTLDDLLPACEARGVSILLGGAFNSGILARGVEGDLKFNYGTAPPEVIERVARLEAVCRAHNVPLAAAALQFPYAHPAVATVLTGARSVDELRENVASFEQPIPAALWSALRDAGLLDPRAPAPEN, from the coding sequence ATGGCGGCATCGATAGGATCGAAGCTCGGCCAGCGGCGCCGTATCGGCCGCAGCCCATTGCAGGTGAGCGGACTGAGTCTCGGCACCGCGCCGCTCGGCGGCCTGTACCGCGACCTGTCCGACGAGGAAGCCCACTCGACGATCGCCGCCGCATGGGATGCGGGTGTGCGCTACTTCGACACTGCGCCGCACTACGGCAACACCAAAGCCGAGCATCGGCTCGGCGCCGCCCTGCGCCACTACCCGCGCGGCGAGTACGTGCTGTCGACCAAGGTCGGGCGCCGCTTCGTGCCGCGCACGTCGCCGTTCGACGACCGCGAAGGCTGGCAGAATCCGCTGCCGTTCGAAGCGATCTACGACTACACCCACGACGGCATCCTGCGTTCGTTCGAGGACAGCCAGCAGCGTCTGGGCATCATCGACATCGACATTCTTCTCGTGCACGACATCGGCCGCGTCACGCACGGCGACCAGCATCCGCACTACTGGCGGCAACTGACCGAAGGCGGCGGCTTCCGCGCGCTGGAGCGCCTGCGCTCGACCGGCGCGATCAAGGCGGTCGGCCTTGGCGTCAATGAAGGCGCGGTGATCCTCGACGCGATGGCCGAGTTCGATATCGATTGCGCGTTGCTCGCGGGCCGTTATACGCTGCTCGAGCAGACCACCCTCGACGACCTGCTGCCCGCCTGCGAAGCGCGCGGCGTCAGCATCCTGCTTGGCGGCGCGTTCAATTCGGGCATTCTGGCGCGCGGCGTCGAAGGCGATCTGAAGTTCAACTACGGCACTGCGCCGCCCGAGGTGATAGAGCGCGTCGCGCGTCTGGAGGCGGTGTGCCGCGCGCATAACGTGCCGCTCGCCGCCGCCGCGTTGCAGTTTCCGTATGCTCATCCGGCGGTGGCCACCGTGCTGACCGGCGCGCGCAGTGTCGACGAACTGCGCGAGAACGTCGCGTCGTTCGAGCAACCGATCCCCGCGGCCTTGTGGTCCGCGTTGCGCGACGCGGGCCTGCTCGACCCCCGCGCGCCCGCGCCCGAGAACTGA